The Salmo trutta chromosome 6, fSalTru1.1, whole genome shotgun sequence genome has a window encoding:
- the LOC115195371 gene encoding cerebellin-2-like, which translates to MVVPACCPGPCAMLALSLLMGYGVVRCVAGQNDTEPIVLEGKCLVVCDSNPSSDGGVTSSLGISVRSAGAKVAFSAVRGTNHEPSDMSNTSMTIYFDQALVNIGNHFDLKASVFQAPRRGIYSFGFHVVKVYNRQTIQVNLMQNDYPIISAFAGDQDVTREAASNGVLLQLEREDRVYLKLERGTLMGGWKYSTFSGFLVFPL; encoded by the exons ATGGTGGTACCAGCCTGCTGCCCGGGCCCCTGTGCCATGCTGGCGCTCAGCCTTCTCATGGGATACGGCGTGGTGCGCTGCGTCGCCGGCCAGAACGACACGGAGCCCATCGTACTTGAGGGGAAGTGTCTGGTGGTCTGCGACTCCAACCCGTCCTCGGACGGAGGGGTGACTTCATCGCTCGGGATATCCGTCCGGTCGGCCGGCGCCAAGGTAGCTTTCTCCGCGGTGCGCGGGACGAATCACGAGCCCTCCGACATGAGCAACACGTCCATGACCATCTACTTTGACCAG GCTTTAGTGAACATCGGCAACCATTTCGATCTGAAAGCGAGTGTCTTCCAGGCGCCAAGGAGGGGAATATACAGCTTCGGTTTTCATGTGGTCAAGGTCTACAACAGACAGACCATACag GTCAACCTGATGCAGAACGATTACCCGATCATATCAGCTTTCGCCGGTGACCAGGACGTCACTCGGGAGGCGGCAAGCAACGGCGTTCTTCTGCAGTTGGAGCGCGAGGACCGGGTGTATCTGAAGCTGGAACGGGGCACGCTCATGGGTGGATGGAAATATTCCACGTTCTCAGGCTTCCTAGTCTTTCCACTATAA